From the genome of Maniola jurtina chromosome 26, ilManJurt1.1, whole genome shotgun sequence:
ATATATCGCTGTGTTGCATTGTAATCTGTAagaatttttcatttataatttatCGAACGAAAGAAGAAATCAGTTTGGAAATGTGTGTGAATGACAAAGTCAAATGTTACACACTGATTCATGTTTCTCAACTAGCTCCATCATCAGTGCACaggctctcaagctcttgtctctgaacCGGCTAAAGTTCACCAATCTCTGAGCACATTGTACGCAAAGTGTTTGTTTTAGGTTTCCTTGGTCACACGGCTGAAACaacacataaataaataattctagtGGCCTGACCCAGCTTTGCACTAGtggatatttctttttttaaccatTTGGGATAAACATATAACCTATCATATGTCACTCAGGTATAATGTAGcattctaatggtgaaagaatttttgaaattggtccagtagttttaaaCCTATTAGATACAAAAATagaaatctttcctctttataatattgagtatAGATATGTATGTATTAACATATTAAAATACTCTTTAAATGAGTTGTGTGTTACATACAACTAAATGATTgtgatttcaattttcaacttaCAGGCTGTCCCACTAAGTGTTGGTACGCTTCATCCAAGTTGTATTTACTCATTAGCAACAGCTTGCTGCGAGTGtccaggcatatcatgcagacctgtgaaaatttaattataatttacacttagAATACTACAAATCTAGCaatttttatctatttgttTATAGTTGTAACTCAATAAGAATATTTCAACTTCACGATAGAGTTACCTGCACCATTGAGGGGATAGCACCAGGTCGAATTTGCTTCGAGCCACTTTCCATAGTACAAATGTCATCATCAagaaaatgctgcgagcagaccacagcagAGTCTGGTAAGTTGAgttgtttgccgagggctctgagccaagcagcACGGAGATGCACTTCTCTGGGGAACCTGGAAGTAAATCGTAGTTCACCATGGGGGTGATGGAGTGGAACTCATAGAACAACGCCGGCTTTTAAGATGAGAATCAAGGAGACAACCAACGCTTGCGCTAGCCGGTACAGTTTACCTAAAAGGTTATTATATGGGAAAATGAAACACTCACTCGTGTAATGATATCCCCTCGGATTCGGAAACGATCTCCGCACTGATTTTGCAAAAGGGCACACAGCACCGCATTTTCAATGATACATAAAAGGTTTTTAACTCATGACTCAAGACTAATAGAGGTACCAACTAGGTAATCATCCTAAATTGGGAAAATACCTATttctattatatataaattattaaaaccaccacaaaataataatattaatccacatatcaaaataataaaaaacacagATCAAACACAGATCactattctatttaaaaaaaaaaatccacagcattgttttatttaattggtTTTAGGGCTCTGGATTCTAGTATTTTCGAGCCTAAATCCACGGCAGAAAAACGCAAGAGTAAATGCATGGACGTAAGTAAATCTCACCGACCAGAACATGAACGTGTTACACTATTGCTTTGCACCATGCTTTGCACTGACTAGCCAacgtcaagtttgtagttatttacaatgttTACAAGCATAAAGATGTGtttcatccatacttccatctggctttccagggccgtaaaataaataataaaaaaaaagccacCTAGCTTTAGATTCGAGTTTTTTAAAATGGACCTCTAGTAACATCAGTTGTAGTGTTTACATACGAAATGAAATAGCGTGCAATAATTCTTTGAGTTCCTAGGAACATGAgacaggtctgcccgcgaaattcaaaattaatttggtttttcgcaatttataaactaactaATACGACACCCTACGGACCCTTTCacgtaaagatttttatataaacctgtgaggatgacacTACCATTggtgcaattaaaatgccatcagcctacgttgtcgtattagtttacaatcCGTCTCATGCCCGACAGATCACAGCATAAGATTAGCAGAACTGTGATTAGTCGTGCCATATATCTTATAATCTACCTACAGAGTGTTTGTAGGCATGTTATGGGTATAACCCTTCCTAGCTCAATTCTAACTAAACCAACTCCACTAACCACGTCAACCTGTCGACGGTTTATGGTACCTACTGAGACCCAGatacagcttgcatcctggtTGGTGACTAACAAGGCCTAACTACCTACTTCTATCCTGAAAAATCtatttccacgagatttttaaggGCCCATCTGTTTagccgattttaacgaaaggtTCAGAGATTGCTTGaccccggagacggacataggctaggtaggtagataggtacgttttatcagaatttttaaaaatcttaatccacagGAAAGAAGTCCCCATCATTTAGTAGATAACAAATGCCTATTTAGGAAGCTGAAGTCTGCGTGAGTGatatacatctatactaataaataaaattggagtgtctgtctgtaatttcgaaactactacctcatattaagctcatatggttatttaaacgataccaacactgaatcacacgtttttaaaatttttgtctgtctgtctgtttgaaaaggataatctttggaacggctgaaccgattttgacggttCGAATCTCGTCGGGCATAGAAGTGAGTTCAGCCGACAGACATTTAGATTATCGTCGTTGCTCACGAAAATTCCGCTttgtggaaaatcacaagttcTCAAGAGACTCTTTTAAACTTGTTtgaaaaaatatgctttacttTTAGGTCGAAATCACAGACCTAAAAAGATTATCTCTTGAATTAGCACAAATGTAAAGAACGGGTTTCTACATCGCGCCTTCTAAAACCAAACCAAATGACATAAAAAACGAAAATCTTGAATAACacatagcggattttgcatgcgcagcGACGTTGCATAACTTAAGATTACAAAACTTACCTAGGTAGGTTTAATCAGAAAATAATACACAGAttgaggtaggtatataatatttttaatatttaatttacattactaacaatatatattatgtattaaacgAAGATTAAGTATTAATTTACATAGGCAACCCTgggcacagaataatataacagtactattatattattgttaaaagGAACGTTGTAGACAGTGTATCTCCTGAGCACTTCCCGGTGGCGGAGTGAGACGCGGTTCACAAATAGGATGATGGCTTTTTACTAGTGTGGGTTCTTATATGCTTCAGTAAATTACTTTTTTCTGCAAATTTCTTATAGCATAACTCACAACAataaggtttttcaccagtgtgggttTTCAAGTGCCTAACTAGACCTCGTTTAACTGCACATTTGAAAGAGCATAAATCACAACAataaggtttttcaccagtgtgggttctcatgtgcctccCTAGACTCCATTTTTCTGCACATTTGTAAGAGCATAACTCACAACAataaggtttttcaccagtgtgggttctcatgtgcttcCCTAGTTTATCTTTTCTTGTACATTTGTAAGAGCATAACTCACAACAataaggtttttcaccagtgtgggttctcatgtgcttcCCTAGTTTATCTTTTCTTGCACATTTGTAAGAGCATAACTCACAACAataaggtttttcaccagtgtgggttctcatgtgcttcactagtTTATCTTTTCTTGTACATTTGTAATCGCAGAGGTTACATGATACCAAAGGTTTTACAACACTGTGAGTTTGCGTGTGGCAAACCAAATCACTATTCGTTGTGCAAATATACTtgcataacttacaagcgacAGGTTTACAACCAGTGTGAGTTGTCATGTGGCGTACTAATTCACGATTCGTGGCACTTTTGTACTCGCAAAACGTACACGAGCAAGGTTTTTCGTGGGTTAGCATGTGCTTCCTCAATAGACTTGGACTTTGAGATTTGTATTGGCAAAGCTTGCAAGTGAACCGTCTCTCTTCAGTGTGAGTCTGTTTGTGCTTAATAAAGAAACTTTTTCCAATAAAATTTTTCCGACAAACATCACAAGAGAACAATATTCCTTTAGTTTGTCTATTCtgtgataaataaatacgttgtattttaatgacattactCAGAATTGTACTAGTACTACTGTTAGTAACTGATTCAATGTATTCTGTCGTAGGAACTTCATTCTGAACTGTCGCCTGATAACTGAAATCTTTATCCGCAATATTCTGACTATCGAAAGACCTAACAGCTTTTTCTGTTTCCGTCAGTGATCCATATTGGCTCGGGGCTTTTCTAAAACttttgaaaatatcatataatttaaccacacatttttttaatatcttgcTGTCAACTGATTGGTTTTGCAATCCGCCATTGTTAGTTTCAACTTCTTGTTTAATTTTCTGCTCTGCATCGGCGTCATTAGTTGTGTGCACTTTGTTGTCATTATTGGCCGCAAGTATCGCGGACACGGGAGCGActgaaacaaaacacttttcttACTCATTTATATCGAGAGTGATTTGCGTTCAATTCAGGGTCGCAACTCGCCAGCACGCAGTCGAGTTGCGTGGTAGATTTGCTGGGACACGTTGGTCTAACGTGTCGGGAAAATGTGTTGGGCCAAAATGTGCATGACCACTTGCGAATTGTATACAGCAGGCAGCAATTACAGAAAGAACATCCAAGAATCATTAACTATGTTCTTCTTTTTAGGCAGTAGCCTCGTGTGGCCTCAACAATTCACCATGCGTATGGTTCGCGGCCGCCTGTTTGCCCGAGGTCGCGCCAATACTCAATCAATGCAGCGGTCACACTAGGCGTACAGTACGCAGTTGCAGCTCGCACACTCATTAGCAGTCAGCTTGAAGTCAGCTGCTCACTCGAAGACGTGACGCAATATATTTTGCAACTATTAAAAGGTAGAATAAAAATGCTGATTTTATTCTTAAAACATTTTAATGTTATCATTTAGTTATAAACCAAAGTCAAACACGGCCATAAATGGCTCAACCtgatacttattaattattagtttttattatataacGCTGCCTAATGTGTTTTTACAAAACAAGatgaagttgaaaactaaaacccggcTGCAGTCGTCttttttctcctctttcatttgacatccaactcgatacaatagcaaaaaaaaaaattgaaacccccactttttcatgtaacatccgttaggtcaatttttttcgtataaaatgtagcctatgtcacccgggcttttacgacgaatcgattgacacctcatacatcaaaatcggcccagtagtttaggcgctacggtggaacacacagaatctggatacaaacatacatacctacatacatagactgctaaattcataacccttccttttggctttgccgcagttgggtaataaggtaggtaactatatattttgttgatgaatataaaattttgtattaacTTCGAGCTTTCTCAAAGCGAGCGTGACGCACACAGATTCTCCAAGACACACTACACACGCGTGTTGGAGAGTGTAGTGGCGGAGTGATGCTTGCGGTTCACGAACATGATGAAGGCTTTTTACCAGTGTGGATTCTCATGTGCTTCAATAAGCTCTGTTTCTCTACACATTTGTAATGGCATAAATCGCAACAATAacgtttttcaccagtgtggcTTCTCATGTGCCTTATTAGATTGCTATTTTGTGCAGATTTGTAATCGCATATCTTACAGAAATACGGCTTTgcaccagtgtgggttctcatgtgtcTCACTAGATTCTGTACATATGcgcatttgtaatcgcataactcACAATAACAAGGATTTTCACCAGTGTGAAttctcatgtgcttcactagaTTGGCATTTTGTGAACTTTTGTAATCGCATATCTTACAGAAATAcggcttttcaccagtgtgcgTTCTCACGTGATTCATTAGATTCCGTTTATttgcacatttgtaatcgcataactcACAACAATAAGGTTTTttaccagtgtgagttctcatgtgcctcactagtCTCCATTTATCTGAACATTCGTAATCACATAACTCACAACAATTTTTTGAAGAATTACTACTAGCGACATTACTTGGTCTAGCACTACTATTACCGACTGTTTCAATGTTTCCTGTTGTAGCGGCTTTATTCAGACTAGTTGCCTGGGAACTAAAATCTTTACCCGCTACATGCTGACCATCGCAAGACCTAACAGCTTTTCCTGTTTTCGTCAGCGATTCACGTTGCCTCGGGGCTTTTctacgatttttgaaaatatcatataatTTGACTGCACAATTCATTTTGCTGTCAACTGATTGGGTTCCTAATCCACCATTGTTAGTTTCGACCTTTTGATTAATTTTCTGCTCTCCATCAGCTTCTTTAGTTGTGTGCACTTTGTTGTCATTATTGGCCGCAAGTATCGCGGACACGGGAGCGActgaaacaaaatacttttcttACTAATTTATATTGAGAGTGGTTTGCGTTCAATCTTAGGATGCAACTCGACAACACGCAGTTGACGTCGAGTGAATGTGTTGGTCTTTCTCAAAGCGAGCGTGACGCACATACATTCTCCAAGAGTCAAGACACACACAGCACAAGCACACCACATAGAGTCTGTTGCAGAGTGTATCTCCTGAGCATTCCCGGTGGCGGAGTGAGGCGTGCGACTCACGAACGTGAAGAAGGCTTTTCACCAGGGTGGGTTCTCATAATATGACTCCTAAGACTACTTTTATGAGCACATTTGTACTCGCATGTCTTACAGGAgaatggcttttcgccagtgtgcgTTCTCATGTGGGTCACTAAATAACTTTTTCGTGTATATTTCTGACTGCATAATAAACAAGGAAAAGGTttatcgccagtgtgagttctcatatgcATCACCAATGTACTACGTTGTTTACTTTTGAACTCGCATAATTCACAGCCAAAAGGCTTAacaccagtgtgggttctcatgtgatctactaaatgactatttcgtgaaaatttttgCTCGCAAACCTCACACGTATacggcttttcgccagtgtgagttctcatgtgcctcactagatcactattaattataaatttatagtcGCATAGACTACAAGAATACCGTTTTTCACCAgcgtgagttctcatgtgcttcGCCAGAGAGCTATTTTGCACACATCTGTATGTGCATAACTCACAAGAAAAGGGTTTGATACCGGTGTGTGTACTCatatgaatttttaaatgaCTATTTTGTGCAGTTTTGTATTTGCATAACTTGCAACTGTAATGCTTTTCACCtatgtgggttctcatgtgcacTTTTAAATGGCATTTAAATTTGTATACGAATTGGCAAAATTGGCAAGTGAACGGTTTTTCTTTACTGCAAGGCTTTAGGTGTTTAACTAAGAAACGTTTTTTATTAAACGTTTTTCCACAAATATCACAAATAAACTCttttttctcaacgactaaattATTTTCTGATGAATTATTAAATTGTAAACAAATGTCATCGTTCGAACAACCAGCTTCACTTTGTACAGGTTTTAATATGTTACgattattcatttttaattttgcaggAACTGTTGCAGTGATTTGTGTCGTATGGACAACATTTTGAATTGCTGCATGGTAACTGAATCTATCAATATTCCCTTCCCGAGAACTGGTAGGCTTTCGTTCTTTCGAGGCTGGTCTAATTCACCATTGTTAATTTCAAATACTTGTTTACTTTCCCGGATCGCATCGGTTTCCTTGATCGGATCGTGTGTCGCAAGTCTTTCGGACCAAAGAGCGactgaaacaaaatatattatgtcgTATTTAATAAATTCGGTGGGACTGGATTATGCAAAACTATCATTTACTAAAGTTTGACATTTCAAATAGGACCAATTGCGATTACCTCCCTACTGTTTAAAGTTGAGGGAGCAAATTATTAACAAACAAATGCTCGGGGGTACCTAGCTCCTAGCACCAGCTCATCGTCGTGGTCGGTCTGATTAAGATCTTGTCTACTTCAATCACCGCTCGGCGCAAGCCATTCACGCTAAGGGAGAAGCCTTAGCgatcaatttaaataatattttataggccTTGGATAGAGGTTGGCATAAGGCACTTCCGCCATATATACCATATCTTATGCATTAAGAGCTTATTAACATCAAAGTCTTCTCGACCGGTTCAGCTTCCAACTTATCCATACTGGCGTCCTACAGGGCACAGTGCTATCGCCAACACTGTTCATACTGCATATCAATGACATGATGCGTAACACTATTCATTGCTACACACATGACGATGCGGGCGACACCCTCTACAAAGGTCATGCATGATGCAGAGCGTTCTGGTACAAAGCTGGAAGTGTGGAGAAGCCAAACTGACTGACAACGAAATATCCCTAGAGCTAGTTTCCAACAGGATATAGAAAACATTGTGTAATTTAAATCATCAAAAACGTAAGTCTGCGTGTTTAAGGCTTAAAACACATTTTCTCTTCTGATAACCCCCTCACCCTTTCTACAAGCATCAGGATCCATGATGTTCACATATTTAATGAAGTGGCACGTGGAAGGTAAGTTTAATTAGCTTCCTAAAAGCAACTTCTCGTAGACAATCCTTGGCTAACCAGCTCATTGGAGCACTGAAGGGTCGCAGGCTCTCTTTCCTTGTCCTATCGTCTTTATAACCAGGAGTGTTCGGAGGGTTTAATTTCACACTTCAACCACCAGTTGTGCCAGATGCATTGCTTccaacatacatacaaattgcGGAACCAACTCGATGGATGGATAGTAAAGTTAGTCACTGACACCAACGCATGAGCGTCCTACCCGTAATATCGTATGGAgcggaaacgtggacactgtGAGTTGGCCTTAGTCTGCTATAAAGCAAGCTATGTTGGGTAATATTTGTGATATATGATTAGTAAGTAACATAGTAACTTACCTAAGGTCATTGCAGCGTGTGCGGAAGGGCTGAGGTCTGCCTTCCTGTGAAATATATCAGAATATATCTAGAGTGTACTGGGGAGACAAAAGCCAATGCATAACTGTACTGCATTGTTAGAATATATTGTATCAATAGACAATGCCTACTCTGTGGAACAGTCACTATGTCTACACATTTTTAATCTATGGTCTTTCTTCCTTCCCAACATGGACGCCTTCACGCACGGATTTTGTGTCTATAATAAAACTGATTAAAAAAGCCTCTTTCACAAAAATAgtactttcattaaaatcctAATAGGTTATGCGGCCCAGCCACGTAATCTATTTTGATTTTGCATTGATTACTATTTATTGTGAAATATTACAACTTGAAAAAACGCGTGGCGGCCATTGCGGCGTGGTCGGCGAGGTACGGAATTATCTCTGCAAATACTGCCTGTTCAAGGTAGGAAGTCAATTATTACAATCAAGTTGGTTGGAGCAAGCTGTAAGATGGAAAACACAACTATTATACCAGTGGCTCAAGGCACGGTATGTAAACTGGAGGGTCCAAAAAATTGGAACATTTGGAAATTTCAAACATCAGTTTTACTGAGAGGGCAAGGTTTGTTTGACATCGTAGAGGGTAAGAGCGTCAAGCCCGATGATCCAACACAAAAAACTTCATGGGAAAGCAAGGATGCAAAGGCTCAATCATTGTTAGTTACAAGGATGACTGAGGACGTCATGTTGCATATTATAACCTGTAGTTCTGCAGCTGAGATGTGGAGAAAGCTTCAAAGTGTGTATGAACAGAAAAGTGAGACAAATATACACATAATCCAACAACGGTTCTTCCAATTTAAATTCGACGAAGGTATGGAAATGTCGTTTTTTCTATCCAAAATCCAGGAAATTAAGAACAATCTCAAGCAGATGGGAGaggatatttcagaaaaatttGTAATCACAAAGGTGCTTATGTCATTACCAGAGAAATACAAACATTTTGTGTCAGCATGGGAGTCTGCTCCGGATGACAAACAAACATATGATAATTTGGTTGCTCGACTGCTCGTGGAAGAGGAGAGGATGAAGGAGGCTTCGAGTTCAACGCCTGCATCAGCTTTTGCAGCTAACAGGAATAGTGGTAAAAAGTTTCAGTGTTTTCGGtctaaaaattataatcattCTCAATCTGAGTGTAAAGTGAAGACGGACAGTCCagtgaaaaatcaaaattatgcCTACGGTAACAATAAGCCAGAACTCCGCTGTTATTTTTGCAGGAAATTAGGTCACAAGAAGAGTCAGTGTAAATTTAGACTAAATAAACAAGGTACTAGCTCTAGCAATGCATTTGTAGTCTCAAACTCTTTGAAAGATTATAACCAATCTACTTTTTTGGTCGACACAGGCTCGAGTGATCATATGTGCAAAGATAAAGAATTGTTCACTTCTTTTACTGATATGACAAATAAATTTGTAATGCTAGGAGATGGCACACCTATTAAAGTGTTAGGGTCAGGCAGTTTAATGGCACAAGTATATAATGGTAAAGTATGGGTCGACTCGACCATAGATAATGTTTTGTATGTCCCCGACTTAAAAACTAATTTGTTTTCTGTAAAATGTGTTACGTCTAAAGGTTATGTCATGGTGACAGATGAAAATTCATGTAAATTTTACAAGAAAAACCAAGTGTCTGCTATTGCAAAGAGGATTGATAAcctttattatttagattttcgtTATAAATGTAGTGAAATAAATATGGTGCAAAATAATACAGACTTAAATGAGTGGCATCAAAAACTTGCTCACCAAAACATGACCTATGTCAAAgaggtgttaaaaaataataacatttgcATTGAGGGTGCAAGTAGTGTGCAAGAACAGTGTGAAAGTTGCTTAGAGGGCAAAATCCATCGTTTACCCTTTCCAAGTAGTGAGATAAAAACAACCAAAACTTGTGAGTTAATTCATGCTGATGTTTGTGGCCCTATGGAACAAACGTCGCTTGGAGGTGCAAGGTATTTTGTTGTTTTCAAGGATGATTATTCTAACTATAGGAGTGTGTATTTTTTGAAAGGGAAGGATGAAGTTAAGATCTGTatagagaattttttaaataaatctgaaaatgaaacgggaaataaagttaaatattttagaagTGACAACGGGTTAGAGTTTTTGAACAAAGATGTAGCTCAATTGTTTCATAAACGTGGTATT
Proteins encoded in this window:
- the LOC123878314 gene encoding zinc finger protein 888-like isoform X2, yielding MSLDVDTITGLWIKTIVITYSMIKTLELNFENLEMRCCVPFCKTTAEVVSESEISFHEFPSEAQLRAAWLRALGKQDTLLPEPAVVCSQHFLNDDIYETESGSRRIRTGAVPSPVLVCMICLDTRSKLLLMSKYNLDEAYQHLVGQPPCDQGNLKQTLCIQCAQRLVNFSRFRDKSLRARALMMELVEKHELITIQHMKSINRVKHQLKSDIVKTVLEPNHCDVHIVQSDTDTRTELDSTVEAVAVKHEERCDSVLVDADHTQHMTVASEEFSDADSFNGHPDACKEEYQSDDSDLSETEQMTDPLLTTPSTCKEEAVEAVAPIKQEITFACTICLMEFADEDMYNHHMMMHIEIGYGDGECDTSEVDKPRTAVSSSSAHSSVITENKKADLSPSAHAAMTLVAPVSAILAANNDNKVHTTNDADAEQKIKQEVETNNGGLQNQSVDSKILKKCVVKLYDIFKSFRKAPSQYGSLTETEKAVRSFDSQNIADKDFSYQATVQNEVPTTEYIESVTNSSTSTILSNVIKIQRIYLSQNRQTKGILFSCDVCRKNFIGKSFFIKHKQTHTEERRFTCKLCQYKSQSPSLLRKHMLTHEKPCSCTFCEYKSATNRELVRHMTTHTGCKPVACKLCKYICTTNSDLVCHTQTHSVVKPLVSCNLCDYKCTRKDKLVKHMRTHTGEKPYCCELCSYKCARKDKLGKHMRTHTGEKPYCCELCSYKCTRKDKLGKHMRTHTGEKPYCCELCSYKCAEKWSLGRHMRTHTGEKPYCCDLCSFKCAVKRGLVRHLKTHTGEKPYCCELCYKKFAEKSNLLKHIRTHTSKKPSSYL
- the LOC123878314 gene encoding histone-lysine N-methyltransferase PRDM9-like isoform X1 is translated as MSLDVDTITGLWIKTIVITYSMIKTLELNFENLEMRCCVPFCKTTAEVVSESEISFHEFPSEAQLRAAWLRALGKQDTLLPEPAVVCSQHFLNDDIYETESGSRRIRTGAVPSPVLVCMICLDTRSKLLLMSKYNLDEAYQHLVGQPPCDQGNLKQTLCIQCAQRLVNFSRFRDKSLRARALMMELVEKHELITIQHMKSINRVKHQLKSDIVKTVLEPNHCDVHIVQSDTDTRTELDSTVEAVAVKHEERCDSVLVDADHTQHMTVASEEFSDADSFNGHPDACKEEYQSDDSDLSETEQMTDPLLTTPSTCKEEAVEAVAPIKQEITFACTICLMEFADEDMYNHHMMMHIEIGYGDGECDTSEVDKPRTAVSSSSAHSSVITENKKADLSPSAHAAMTLVAPVSAILAANNDNKVHTTKEADDDADAEQKIKQEVETNNGGLQNQSVDSKILKKCVVKLYDIFKSFRKAPSQYGSLTETEKAVRSFDSQNIADKDFSYQATVQNEVPTTEYIESVTNSSTSTILSNVIKIQRIYLSQNRQTKGILFSCDVCRKNFIGKSFFIKHKQTHTEERRFTCKLCQYKSQSPSLLRKHMLTHEKPCSCTFCEYKSATNRELVRHMTTHTGCKPVACKLCKYICTTNSDLVCHTQTHSVVKPLVSCNLCDYKCTRKDKLVKHMRTHTGEKPYCCELCSYKCARKDKLGKHMRTHTGEKPYCCELCSYKCTRKDKLGKHMRTHTGEKPYCCELCSYKCAEKWSLGRHMRTHTGEKPYCCDLCSFKCAVKRGLVRHLKTHTGEKPYCCELCYKKFAEKSNLLKHIRTHTSKKPSSYL
- the LOC123878314 gene encoding histone-lysine N-methyltransferase PRDM9-like isoform X3, whose translation is MRCCVPFCKISAEIVSESEGISLHEFPSEEHLRAAWLKALGKQHNLPDSAVVCSQHFLNDDICTTESGSRQIRPGAIPSMVQVCMICLDTRSKLLLMSKYNLDEAYQHLVGQPPCDQGNLKQTLCIQCAQRLVNFSRFRDKSLRARALMMELVEKHELITIQHMKSINRVKHQLKSDIVKTVLEPNHCDVHIVQSDTDTRTELDSTVEAVAVKHEERCDSVLVDADHTQHMTVASEEFSDADSFNGHPDACKEEYQSDDSDLSETEQMTDPLLTTPSTCKEEAVEAVAPIKQEITFACTICLMEFADEDMYNHHMMMHIEIGYGDGECDTSEVDKPRTAVSSSSAHSSVITENKKADLSPSAHAAMTLVAPVSAILAANNDNKVHTTKEADDDADAEQKIKQEVETNNGGLQNQSVDSKILKKCVVKLYDIFKSFRKAPSQYGSLTETEKAVRSFDSQNIADKDFSYQATVQNEVPTTEYIESVTNSSTSTILSNVIKIQRIYLSQNRQTKGILFSCDVCRKNFIGKSFFIKHKQTHTEERRFTCKLCQYKSQSPSLLRKHMLTHEKPCSCTFCEYKSATNRELVRHMTTHTGCKPVACKLCKYICTTNSDLVCHTQTHSVVKPLVSCNLCDYKCTRKDKLVKHMRTHTGEKPYCCELCSYKCARKDKLGKHMRTHTGEKPYCCELCSYKCTRKDKLGKHMRTHTGEKPYCCELCSYKCAEKWSLGRHMRTHTGEKPYCCDLCSFKCAVKRGLVRHLKTHTGEKPYCCELCYKKFAEKSNLLKHIRTHTSKKPSSYL
- the LOC123878372 gene encoding gastrula zinc finger protein XlCGF17.1-like; the protein is MNNRNILKPVQSEAGCSNDDICLQFNNSSENNLVVEKKEFICDICGKTFNKKRFLVKHLKPCSKEKPFTCQFCQFVYKFKCHLKVHMRTHIGEKHYSCKLCKYKTAQNSHLKIHMSTHTGIKPFSCELCTYRCVQNSSLAKHMRTHAGEKRYSCSLCDYKFIINSDLVRHMRTHTGEKPYTCEVCEQKFSRNSHLVDHMRTHTGVKPFGCELCEFKSKQRSTLVMHMRTHTGDKPFPCLLCSQKYTRKSYLVTHMRTHTGEKPFSCKTCEYKCAHKSSLRSHIMRTHPGEKPSSRS